Genomic segment of Hoplias malabaricus isolate fHopMal1 chromosome 14, fHopMal1.hap1, whole genome shotgun sequence:
gtgaaggactggtgccccctccagggtgtattcccgccttgcacccaatgattccaggtaggctctggacccaccgcgacactgaattggataagggttacagataatgaatgaatgaatgttttagttGACAAATGTAACTTGAAAATTGGTGTAACCTTTCCATGATATTTCAAGTTCTGCCAACTTAAAATATTAGGTTATGAATGCTGATCTGAAATTTGAGGTGACTTAGCATTATAAGTTAAGCTAACCTGGCAGGAATTGCTAAGCCAACTTAAATTTACAATTGTGGCCAACAAATTGACCTTAAAGTTGTACTATCTTAAAAACAGTGATGAAATCAGTTACTTAATAATTAAAGTTGGggtaactgattttttttttaacagcacCCCAGTATTTTTGGACTCCTCCCGTTTTTCTTCTCTATCAGTATTGGGACACCACATGTTTTCATTTCCCACCCATTTCCAGGCTCagcctaatgtgtttatgacacCCATTTTTGAATTACACCCATTCTGGTAGTTTAATTGATACTGGGACAACTCCCGTTTTcgtttcccacccattttcgtGTGTCCACACGTTTTTGTGTCTCCACCCGTTTTTAGGCTCAACCAATTTTAAGACTCCACCCGGTTTAGTGTCACCACCCGTTTTAAGGCTCCACCCGTTTTTAGGCTCCACCCATTTTAAGACCACCCGTGTTTAGGCTCCACCCTTTGTGTCTCCACCCGTTTTAATGCTCCACCCATTTTAAGACTCCACCCGTTTTCGTGTCTCCACCCATTTTAAGGCTCCACCCATTTTAAGACTCCACCCGTTTTTACACTCCACCCATTTTCAGTTTCCACCTGTTTTGAAATATAATTTTGGATTCAATCTGCTTTTTCATTAGcagtttttcacattttaaggCTCCACCCGTTTTAAGACTCCACTCATTTTAAGACTCCACCCGTTTTTAGGCTCCTTTTTGTGTCTCCACCCGTTTTAAGTCTCCACCCATTTTCAGTTTCCACCTGTTTTGAAATATAATTTTGGATTCAATCTGCTTTTTCATTAGCAGTTTTTCACATATTTTTGGCTCCACCAGTTTTATTACTCCACTGTTTAGAGCTCCACTTTATTTAAGACTGCATTTAGTTCCCATCCAATTTTTTCATTTCCCACACATGTTGAAGTCTTTCTCTGGGTAGACAGGATGAACATTGTGAAGTGGAAATCATGACATAAACTTCATGCATTTGAAACGTTTTTATTTATCAAAACAGTTGATATCTAGTGTATCTCTAATGTAATGTACTCTATAAATCCTAATTTTTCTACAGATAAGTGCTGATGAAAGCCAGTCACAATGTTCTACATATCATTTCAATCTACATGCAGACAAGTGAGAAAGGAGCTATGTTTGGGTTAAGTCATTTCAGAGTAATGGTACATAATGATGCAActcagcagcaacaacaacaatgaatcTGCATGCAGTTCATATCTTATGGTACAGAGTATAAAAATCAAATCATTGTGAACATAGCCATTAATACTGTGTGTTTCTCTTCACAAGTTGGTACCCAGAATAGATTTGTCCATGAGTATCCAACGTCTGCCTTTAAAGGGTACATTTAGAATTTGGCACACCACTTTAAGAATTGTTGATaagagaaaaatacaaattcacCATTAACTCTcccagacaccgagagaacataccaaattTCTCACAAGTATCGAACCAAGGACCCCATGACCTGTGATATATATGGCAGCAAACCTACCGCATTTCATATAGAGCATTTCTTATtaagaaagataaaaaaatacaaagcaaaTATAGCAAGGGAGCATGAAACACTAGCAATAACCTTTAAGCAAGGGTTAGAAAAATCACATCCAGAGGTCTGTACTGCAATAGATAACCTGAAGAATGgctatgtaaataaacaaataataaacacaaacatatatgtGAGGTACGGTGGGAGTTGGGTAATTTAGCTTTTATTAATCTAAAGTCTTAAAAAATACAAGTACATGATAACTGAAACATGATAGAAGCCAGCCATCCACTGATCTGAAATCATAAAATGATTTACTTTGCACTGAGGTCCACCACTAGGTGCTGATAAGCAATAGTCTTTCCTTTAAAGCTTGCAGCAAGCAGGATGTCCTTGTTGTCAATGGAGACCAGGCTAAAGCCACGAGGTGCTAACATGTTGAGCTCTTGGAAGGGCTGGAACCTCTGGGTGAGGTCATCCCAGAGGTAAACACGTGAGAAAGAGTAATCACTGCCCAACAGCAGGTATTGCCTGATTCCTACATTGAACGGGTAAACGGCCATGGACCCACGCGATGGCAGGGTCTGAATCTCCACGAAACGCTGGCTCTCCCAGCGCAGGATCTTGGAGTCCCCTATGAAACGTGTAAGGCACAAGTAGAGGGACTTGCGGATCCAGAAATGCTTGACCATCTGAACATCTCCTGTGTCCATAAGCTGCGAGTGGTAGGAAAATTGCTTGATGCTGCGGTTCCATTGGTACACCACTGGGGTCTGAGAGGAGCTTGACAAAATGAGGCGGGGTTTGCCGTCTACCTCTAGGAACTCGATGTGGGTGTCACGATGCCATGGATGGAGGGACTGGTGGGAGTAGAAGCCATTACTGTTCCAGCGGTAAATGCTGGTGGAACCAGCCTTGGAGCTGTCCACCACCGCAAAGTACCACTCGCCCTCAACCTGGAAAGTGGAGATGAAGTTGGGTTTGCGAACGCGGGTGGTGTCAATGTCTTGGATTTTGACGAAGCGCAAAGGCCCTTCTTCCCACCTGCGCAACAGAGAAGAACAAGATGTAAACAGCTATGGAAGCACCATTTATTGTCCACCAAATATTTGGGGACTTTTCCAGTTACCTCATTAAAGCTTTGTCATGTTCATTTTCAAAGCAGAACATTATATGTACAAAAttactataaaaatataaaagtatttATGACCCACATGTTTACAATGTTCTCATTAGCAAGTGTTCCCaaataaaaaacccaaaaaacacttgaaaaacGATCCTGATCATTTCAGTTGTTCTGGTGGCTCATGGTGACCCAATATTTCGTTTTTTCTCATATTTTCCTTGAATTTATCTCACATTTATATGCATTGACCAATAGGATTTAACTATTTTTTAACAAGTTCTAGTATAACTCTGTCTTATATTTATAATCTCACTTGTAGATATGGGATCCTCCAAAGAGTTGGGCTACAACCATGTATAGAGTGTTGTTGATAACAACAGGCTTGCAGTACACCGCAGAACGAGCtgcaaaacagaaacacacacaaacacattaagatTTGCATGCATTTAAAAAGTCTGCAGCGAAAATATTTAGAATTCTTCATTATAATTTATCATCATAGCTTCTTTCCTTCCATCCCTTTCCTGTTTTCATTGTAGCTAGTTCCCTCAAAGGACTGGAAAACATACTTTTCACTTCTCTCACTACTTTTTTTTACTCTCAATACTCTCTTCTTCATTGCACCCAGGCTGCTTGAGTGCAGTAAGAATAGCGCCTGCTTTTAGATGCACTAGATATGCAAGACACAACAGGAGCCGAGGGAGCTCTTATACTTTAGCTGTTTTTCATATACTgaaatcttttttaaaatgggAATCCAATGTCTGCAGTATAATGAAGCATGAGCCAAAACCATTCATCCATATCCGTTGCCTGAATAATGAAGCCATTATGTTTTCAGCTTCTATAATTTGCAGTAGTAATTTCCCCCTCATTGTTAATCTAATTAGCATAATGGGctaatattataatatagaaGTAGAAGTAAATGTAAACACTCCAATACTTTcttacatttattaattcatattggatgttttttttctaatagACAGCCATGTTGGCTTGGATTTCTTTGTGCTGTTGAGTGATGGAGGGAAAGTCAGGATGAATAATATTAACATAGAAAGTATTGCCTACAAAAACTGAGTGAATGGATATGAAGTTCATAGACATCATTTCTTCAAACTGCCAGGAGTAATGGCTTttgaaaatacatttctaaCTCACATGTGATGTTGTAATAGCTTTTGAACAGCATGTTCACATGATCCCAGATGAAAACGGTGCAGATCCCTGTGTTTGGCTGAGCAAACACCACATACAGATCGTCATTAAACTCATAGGACTCCACAGAGAGGGACTGGAACGGATAGTTCTCGTACACTGCAAAATCTGTACAAACAGACATCAGTACAAAGTCAAGATTAATGCTTGAGGACAGCTTCCAACTGGCATCAGTGCCCATGTATTTACAGTTAATATCCAGAACACAAACCAAATTTTGCTGAAAATTGGTGAGTAGCGCAGATCTCACTCTTATGAAAAGCCACTTTCAGTTAAACTTAGAGACTTTTAGAGAAAAATTCAAATGTAGATAAACCCTACTTGCAACCTATACAAGTATCAGGGTGTTCTCACTGACAGTCCCAGTTGTCACAGACTCCTCCTCTTTCAGTGGGAGTGGCCACTAGATGCTGACAAGAGGATGTTAAGTTGAGTCAGGGCTTTTTTCTGCGTTCTTAGtgataattattcattcattcattcattcattcattctctgtaacccttatccagttcagggtcatggtgggttcagaacctacctggaatcattgggcgcaaggcgggaatacaccctggaggggagtGCCAGTCATTATAGgccaactcacacactcacacctacggacactttcgagttgccaatccacctaccaacgtgtgtttttggactgtgggaggaaaccggagcacccggaggaaacccacgcagacacagggagaacacaccacactcctaacagactgtcacccggaggaaacccacgcagacacagagagaacacaccacactcctcacagacagtcacccggaggaaacccacgcagacacagggagaacaca
This window contains:
- the lgi3 gene encoding leucine-rich repeat LGI family member 3, whose amino-acid sequence is MSEAGPRRILRWPGWTLPLCLLLCALSQAEGRRAPKIPKCPPTCSCTKDSAFCVDTKAIPKSFPPGIISLTMVNAAFSEIPEGAFSHLHLLQFLLLNSNTFSLIADDAFAGLAHLQYLFIENNDIQALSKHTFRGLKSLTHLSLSNNNLQVLPRELFKHLDILTDLDLRGNSFRCDCKIKWLVDWMEKTNTSVPAIYCASPFEFQGRRIHDLTPRDFNCISADFAVYENYPFQSLSVESYEFNDDLYVVFAQPNTGICTVFIWDHVNMLFKSYYNITSRSAVYCKPVVINNTLYMVVAQLFGGSHIYKWEEGPLRFVKIQDIDTTRVRKPNFISTFQVEGEWYFAVVDSSKAGSTSIYRWNSNGFYSHQSLHPWHRDTHIEFLEVDGKPRLILSSSSQTPVVYQWNRSIKQFSYHSQLMDTGDVQMVKHFWIRKSLYLCLTRFIGDSKILRWESQRFVEIQTLPSRGSMAVYPFNVGIRQYLLLGSDYSFSRVYLWDDLTQRFQPFQELNMLAPRGFSLVSIDNKDILLAASFKGKTIAYQHLVVDLSAK